In Aquimarina spinulae, a single window of DNA contains:
- a CDS encoding clostripain-related cysteine peptidase — protein MKNTINISFIILFILSATITIHSQTNNGWTIMYYGAGSNSSELDLFNDIKGMIKGKQSRGYEVITLIDRIEGFSEDAKTLGENFTDTKLYKFDANNYHELSGKEILPELKKETSYEANMGDADLLKRFIKYCKKYYPAKHYMLVLRSHGNGWRMCPDKEAGVDDALHSTELGEVLSNDESVDVLGLDVCSMAGLENFYEWRPNETSFSADYILASATVSQALDYNSIFNRLSTDTKNSFSRQNNYFESGKEKILNPFTMTPKEFSKLLIEEAYDSQKWSSWGLFDNSEIANVKLKIDELAKLLSVEKKAIIYSIIEQASGYYHEKGIEKIKQEIIFPYVDIYDFAQKISNTQELHQNIRTKAKEVCNIVDRLIMYSYFGGKDPLPKKDNFEEGRNGVYIIVPLGKKTDSLIEGTFWEYAKQWYSPYDQKHIKELNTAYGLYDWCSDGMKPENEKVDNFYEYLDFLFTK, from the coding sequence ATGAAAAACACAATCAACATATCATTTATTATTCTTTTTATTTTATCTGCGACGATAACAATTCATAGCCAAACTAATAATGGCTGGACGATCATGTATTATGGTGCTGGATCCAATTCTTCGGAACTAGATCTTTTTAATGATATCAAAGGGATGATTAAAGGAAAGCAATCCAGAGGTTATGAAGTAATTACGTTAATCGATAGAATTGAAGGGTTTTCTGAAGATGCAAAGACATTAGGCGAAAATTTTACAGATACTAAACTTTACAAATTTGATGCTAATAACTACCATGAGTTATCAGGAAAAGAAATACTTCCAGAATTAAAAAAAGAAACATCCTATGAAGCTAATATGGGGGATGCTGATCTATTAAAGCGGTTTATTAAATATTGTAAGAAATATTACCCTGCCAAACATTATATGCTGGTTCTGCGGTCACATGGAAATGGCTGGCGTATGTGTCCAGACAAAGAAGCAGGAGTTGATGATGCTCTACATTCTACTGAACTCGGTGAAGTCTTGTCTAATGATGAATCGGTAGATGTATTAGGATTAGATGTATGCTCGATGGCAGGATTGGAAAATTTTTATGAATGGAGGCCCAACGAGACTTCATTTTCTGCAGATTACATCCTAGCATCAGCCACTGTATCACAAGCTTTGGATTACAATAGTATATTTAATCGCTTAAGCACAGATACTAAAAACAGTTTTAGTAGGCAGAATAATTATTTTGAATCGGGAAAAGAAAAAATCCTTAATCCTTTTACAATGACCCCTAAAGAATTCTCAAAACTCCTTATAGAAGAGGCTTATGATAGCCAAAAATGGTCCTCTTGGGGGTTGTTTGATAATTCTGAGATTGCTAATGTTAAATTAAAAATAGACGAATTAGCAAAACTACTTTCTGTAGAAAAGAAGGCTATTATATACTCCATTATAGAACAAGCCTCTGGATATTACCATGAAAAAGGGATTGAAAAAATAAAACAAGAAATAATCTTTCCATATGTAGATATTTATGATTTTGCACAGAAGATTAGTAATACTCAAGAGTTACATCAAAATATCAGAACAAAAGCAAAAGAAGTTTGTAACATCGTAGATCGATTGATCATGTATTCATATTTTGGAGGTAAAGACCCTTTGCCAAAAAAAGATAATTTTGAAGAAGGGAGAAATGGAGTTTACATAATTGTTCCCCTGGGTAAGAAGACAGATTCCTTAATCGAAGGGACTTTTTGGGAATATGCAAAACAGTGGTATAGCCCATATGATCAAAAACATATAAAAGAATTGAATACTGCTTACGGTTTATATGACTGGTGTAGTGATGGTATGAAACCAGAAAATGAAAAAGTAGATAACTTTTATGAGTATTTAGATTTTCTTTTTACAAAATAA
- a CDS encoding SMP-30/gluconolactonase/LRE family protein — MKTCIKHVSIKALMLFVLSSISITLISCYGDGIDPDLEVETVVSPFFGNDAVSVDKYGNIYVSEFGQFAGANGNGTRVFKISKSGDVTEFASNLTGPLGNAIDLQGNLYVVNSSGGGSGDILKITPEGTQTVLAAISGFPSGLTLDHDNNLYVSNFGTPTVHKITTEGEVTVYASDPKLTGGVGIDFDRKGNLIVGNFGTADILSIDPEGNVSLITTITDAVVNGFGIGYITVIRNTIFATGIGVNKIFKISMDGTVEEFAGTGDAAQTDGLLKEASFNGPNGITSDPLGTAIYISEFGGTGGVRKIKFY; from the coding sequence ATGAAAACATGTATTAAACACGTTAGTATAAAAGCATTAATGCTTTTTGTTTTATCCTCGATATCAATCACACTAATTTCTTGTTATGGAGATGGGATCGATCCAGACCTCGAGGTAGAAACTGTAGTTTCTCCTTTTTTTGGTAATGATGCTGTTAGTGTAGATAAATACGGCAATATTTATGTTTCTGAGTTTGGTCAGTTTGCAGGAGCAAATGGCAATGGAACGAGAGTTTTTAAAATATCCAAAAGTGGTGATGTTACAGAATTTGCATCGAACTTAACAGGTCCATTAGGGAATGCAATTGACCTACAAGGTAATCTGTATGTTGTTAACAGTAGTGGTGGTGGATCAGGAGATATTCTTAAAATTACACCAGAGGGAACACAAACAGTATTGGCGGCCATTAGTGGTTTCCCATCTGGGCTAACTTTGGATCATGATAATAATCTATATGTGTCAAATTTTGGAACCCCGACGGTTCATAAAATCACTACAGAAGGAGAAGTAACCGTGTATGCATCAGACCCTAAATTAACAGGTGGTGTAGGGATTGATTTTGATCGTAAAGGAAATTTAATTGTTGGCAATTTTGGTACGGCAGATATTTTATCTATAGATCCAGAAGGAAATGTATCTCTTATTACGACTATTACCGATGCCGTGGTTAATGGTTTTGGAATTGGGTATATAACTGTTATTAGAAATACGATTTTTGCTACTGGTATTGGAGTTAATAAAATATTTAAAATTTCTATGGATGGTACAGTAGAGGAGTTTGCGGGTACCGGAGATGCTGCTCAAACCGATGGATTGCTTAAAGAAGCATCGTTTAATGGTCCTAACGGGATTACTTCTGACCCATTGGGTACGGCAATTTATATATCAGAATTTGGAGGAACAGGAGGAGTGAGGAAAATTAAATTTTATTAA
- a CDS encoding serine hydrolase domain-containing protein, translated as MKKICVISILVIVIPLLFYLLEPIFVQTSGWSVFPKITKSQPVVQHQDSISKKADSLLRDIFSRIKTPAISVAVGKNGKIVWANAIGYEDIEKNKKVSLKTKFRIGSTSKAVTSIGLGVLLQNKKLSLDSKVKEFVPYASKTLSEITLKQLASHTSGIRNYGICFCFPIWEYYNNDEYATTKERCFCI; from the coding sequence ATGAAAAAAATCTGCGTTATATCTATTTTGGTAATCGTTATCCCATTATTATTTTATCTATTAGAGCCTATTTTTGTTCAAACTTCTGGGTGGTCTGTCTTTCCTAAAATCACCAAATCACAACCAGTTGTACAGCATCAAGATTCGATTTCAAAAAAAGCAGACAGTCTTCTAAGAGATATATTTTCTCGAATAAAAACACCTGCAATTTCTGTTGCAGTTGGTAAAAACGGCAAAATAGTTTGGGCTAATGCCATTGGCTATGAGGATATAGAAAAAAACAAAAAAGTGAGCTTAAAAACAAAATTCAGGATTGGAAGCACATCAAAAGCGGTGACTTCAATTGGATTAGGAGTTCTTCTTCAAAACAAGAAACTTAGTCTTGATTCTAAAGTCAAAGAATTTGTCCCGTATGCCAGTAAAACGCTTTCAGAAATAACATTAAAACAACTTGCTTCTCATACCTCGGGAATACGTAATTACGGAATCTGTTTTTGTTTTCCTATTTGGGAATATTACAACAATGATGAGTATGCTACTACCAAAGAAAGGTGTTTCTGTATTTAA
- a CDS encoding serine hydrolase domain-containing protein has translation MLLPKKGVSVFNDDDLLFSPGTDFSYSTYNYTLLSAMIEGASEMDFPHFMKTSIFEPLDIDIPTEQQTAVIENLSKFYEVENNQYKEVYKVNNSNKWAGGGFIATPTDLVTLGNAFLNHKLLNKRTVQSLTQPVTLTNGQINEQSYAIGWRSHISKSVFKNNYPVQVFHHAGMATGATSIFVLFPEYNASISLLINKTESPSNLFKYAYDLIHLFIHKP, from the coding sequence ATGCTACTACCAAAGAAAGGTGTTTCTGTATTTAACGATGATGACTTATTATTTTCTCCGGGTACAGATTTTAGCTATAGCACTTACAACTATACGCTACTTAGTGCAATGATTGAAGGGGCTTCAGAAATGGATTTTCCTCATTTTATGAAAACTTCAATATTCGAACCTCTAGACATAGATATCCCTACTGAACAACAAACCGCTGTAATAGAGAACTTATCTAAATTTTATGAAGTCGAAAACAATCAATACAAAGAAGTATACAAGGTAAACAATAGTAATAAATGGGCTGGTGGTGGTTTTATTGCAACTCCAACAGATCTTGTAACCTTAGGAAATGCATTTCTAAATCATAAACTCCTAAACAAAAGAACTGTACAATCTCTTACACAACCTGTAACCTTAACCAATGGGCAAATAAATGAGCAGAGTTATGCTATTGGTTGGCGAAGTCATATATCAAAATCAGTTTTTAAGAACAATTATCCCGTTCAGGTTTTTCATCATGCCGGTATGGCAACAGGAGCAACATCAATCTTTGTATTATTTCCAGAATATAATGCATCAATCTCTCTATTAATAAACAAAACCGAATCACCATCTAACCTTTTTAAATACGCATACGATTTAATACATCTTTTTATCCATAAACCTTAA
- a CDS encoding helix-turn-helix domain-containing protein — MQSFEFIDLILFFGISQGVFLAVTLQIIKNKNKAANRVLSIMLMLSVFMLLGRMIFFKFLTARLFQWAILIDSVIFLFGPLCYIYSRRLIFSKNETYRLSWSHYIPVSFHLLFSFYIFSFNGDEFLDHLSAGFFKIPFLIIEGAGIVSNIYYWILNVKILKTYIQNEKNHVSYTQSLVSFLKFFQISIFIVITVWMISFISMNFFNYSIKFISYNSVWGTISIFIFVIGYYSLKEPELFRISFQKEKTKSQQRLPQDQIISIGKELNALIEKEKIFLKSDLTLRDLSLRLHTSTHNVSWYLNHVSKSNFYDYINHFRIQEFLSKIDNNEHLHHTILAIAMEVGFNSKSTFNKAFKLEVKDTPRNYIKGLKAA; from the coding sequence ATGCAATCTTTCGAATTCATTGATCTTATACTTTTTTTTGGAATAAGCCAGGGTGTTTTTTTAGCAGTTACTCTTCAGATTATTAAAAACAAAAACAAAGCAGCAAACAGAGTTCTTTCGATTATGTTAATGCTTTCTGTTTTTATGCTTTTGGGCAGAATGATTTTTTTTAAATTTTTGACTGCAAGATTATTTCAATGGGCAATTCTTATTGATTCGGTGATTTTCTTATTTGGACCACTATGTTATATATACAGTAGACGATTAATATTTTCTAAAAATGAAACATATAGACTTTCCTGGTCTCATTATATACCTGTAAGTTTTCATCTTTTATTTTCGTTTTATATTTTTTCCTTTAATGGAGATGAGTTTTTGGATCATTTATCGGCTGGATTCTTCAAAATACCTTTTTTAATTATTGAGGGAGCAGGAATTGTTTCTAATATATACTATTGGATTCTTAATGTGAAAATTTTAAAGACATATATTCAGAATGAGAAAAATCATGTTTCTTATACTCAAAGTTTGGTGTCGTTTTTGAAATTTTTTCAAATCTCAATCTTTATTGTCATAACGGTTTGGATGATCAGTTTTATCTCGATGAACTTTTTTAATTATTCTATAAAATTTATTAGTTATAACTCGGTTTGGGGCACAATCTCAATATTTATATTTGTAATCGGATACTATAGTCTTAAAGAACCAGAGTTGTTTAGGATATCGTTTCAAAAAGAAAAAACAAAATCACAGCAACGTTTACCGCAAGATCAGATTATTTCTATAGGAAAAGAACTAAATGCCCTAATCGAGAAAGAAAAGATTTTTCTAAAATCTGATTTAACGCTTCGCGACCTCTCTCTAAGATTACATACGTCTACTCATAATGTTTCATGGTATCTTAATCATGTGTCAAAAAGTAATTTTTATGATTACATTAATCATTTTAGGATACAGGAATTTTTATCAAAGATAGATAATAACGAACATCTTCATCATACCATACTTGCCATTGCTATGGAAGTTGGTTTTAATTCGAAATCTACTTTTAATAAGGCCTTTAAATTAGAGGTTAAGGATACACCAAGAAATTACATTAAAGGATTAAAGGCAGCTTAA
- a CDS encoding helix-turn-helix domain-containing protein has product MKQPELGQKISELRKSKGFTQEELVEQCNISVRTIQRIEAGEVTPRSYTIKTILSALDYDLERIQTEESRVAKEFKKLFLLDIDDSKEVGFLIKQLSISWISGIVYFILGFAEIIVDYYRYTEDLMVTNNIAYIILKIGMLASVILFTRGFILTGKIFKNYLLRITAFIFIFIGVLFYIYDILSLYIVDFDYQFVLGAEAVTYGVVGILFGISVLRLKNGLGTLATVTGIFEIITYGFMVTIILSLIGLVLLTPTIILEIILLYKVSQILKAKQKEIALG; this is encoded by the coding sequence ATGAAACAGCCAGAATTAGGTCAAAAAATTTCTGAACTCAGAAAATCTAAAGGATTTACCCAAGAAGAGCTGGTAGAACAATGTAATATTAGTGTTCGTACGATCCAGCGTATTGAAGCAGGAGAAGTAACTCCAAGAAGTTATACTATAAAAACTATTTTATCAGCACTGGATTATGACCTCGAAAGAATACAAACAGAAGAATCTCGAGTAGCTAAAGAGTTTAAAAAATTATTTCTTCTCGATATAGATGATAGTAAAGAAGTTGGTTTTCTAATCAAACAACTTTCTATCTCGTGGATCAGTGGGATTGTATATTTTATTCTTGGATTTGCAGAAATTATTGTAGACTATTACAGATACACTGAAGATCTAATGGTTACAAATAACATTGCCTATATCATATTAAAAATAGGCATGCTGGCTTCGGTTATTCTATTTACAAGAGGATTCATCCTCACCGGGAAAATTTTTAAAAATTACCTATTACGGATTACTGCATTCATTTTTATTTTTATTGGAGTATTATTTTATATCTATGATATTCTATCACTATACATTGTTGATTTTGATTATCAGTTCGTTCTTGGAGCCGAAGCAGTAACCTATGGCGTTGTTGGAATACTATTTGGAATATCGGTATTACGTCTGAAAAATGGCCTAGGAACACTTGCCACTGTAACGGGCATTTTTGAAATCATTACTTATGGTTTTATGGTGACCATCATTTTATCTCTTATTGGATTGGTTTTACTTACCCCTACAATAATTCTGGAAATCATCCTACTATATAAAGTTTCTCAAATCCTAAAAGCAAAGCAAAAGGAAATTGCTCTTGGTTAA
- the mfd gene encoding transcription-repair coupling factor, translating into MQKLGEAIAQPETKIHLQGSIGSSLSFIIQNSFIQAEKPFLCIFNDKEEAAYYLNDLEQLLGDKNVLFYPGSYRRPYQIEETDNANVLLRAEVLNRINSRKKPALIITYPDALFEKVVTRKELEKNTLKININDTLSLDFVNEVLFEYQFQRVDFVTEPGEFSVRGGIVDVFSFSNDEPYRIEFFGDEVDSIRTFDVETQLSTDQIKKISIIPNVENKALQETRESFLKYIASKTVIVTKDIDLLSARIDKNFEKAEEAFKTLSKDIKHGTPTELFATSELIKKQLLDFTLIEIGNRPITKADYAIKFDTKPQPSFNKQFDLLIKNLNENHETGYKNYIFCVSEQQAKRFHDIFDDADLDVKQYETIVFSAFQGFIDHNRKIACYTDHQIFERYHKFNLKNGYAKKQAITLKELTNLDVGDYVTHIDHGIGKFGGLQKIDVEGKKQEAIKLIYGERDVLYLSIHSLHKISKFNGKDGKPPQLYKLGSKAWKTLKQKTKARVKHIAFNLIQLYAKRKLQKGFQYNPDSYLQHELEASFIYEDTPDQSTATEAVKADMESERPMDRLICGDVGFGKTEVAIRAAFKAVDNGKQVAILVPTTILAFQHAKTFRERLKDFPVTVEYINRFRTAKQKRETLEDLAVGKVDIIIGTHQLVNKNVKFKDLGLLVIDEEQKFGVSVKDKLKTIKENVDTLTLTATPIPRTLQFSLMAARDLSTITTPPPNRYPIETNVIRFSEETIRDAVSYEIQRGGQVFFIHNRIENIKEVAGMVQRLVPDAKVGVGHGQMEGKKLESLMLSFMNGEFDVLISTTIVESGLDVPNANTIFINNANNFGLSDLHQMRGRVGRSNKKAFCYFITPPYSAMTEDARKRITALEQFSELGSGFNIAMKDLEIRGAGDLLGGEQSGFINEIGFETYQKILNEAIEELKENEFAELYKEEATDKVYLKDTQIDTDFELLFPDDYINNITERLSLYTELNAIKEESDLQEYEKRLIDRFGELPDQAIDLLNSVRIKWIATSIGLEKIIMKQGKLIGYFISDQQSGFYQSPAFTHVLQFVQQNPGVCKMKEKNTRNGLRLLLTFENVNSVDKALQVLQPLQPKVDIEA; encoded by the coding sequence ATGCAGAAACTGGGAGAAGCTATTGCCCAGCCCGAAACAAAAATACATCTGCAAGGAAGCATTGGATCATCATTATCATTTATTATTCAAAACAGCTTTATCCAAGCCGAAAAACCATTTCTCTGCATTTTTAATGACAAAGAAGAGGCGGCGTATTATCTCAATGATCTCGAACAACTACTTGGGGATAAAAATGTACTTTTTTACCCCGGGAGTTATCGTAGACCCTACCAAATTGAAGAAACCGACAATGCAAATGTACTCCTAAGAGCCGAAGTGCTTAATCGCATCAATTCTAGGAAAAAACCAGCATTAATTATCACCTATCCCGATGCATTGTTCGAAAAAGTAGTAACTCGAAAAGAACTCGAAAAAAATACCTTAAAAATTAATATCAATGATACGCTTTCACTCGATTTTGTAAATGAAGTATTATTCGAATATCAGTTTCAAAGAGTAGATTTTGTTACCGAGCCTGGAGAATTTTCGGTTCGTGGAGGAATTGTAGATGTGTTTTCTTTTAGTAATGACGAACCTTATAGAATCGAATTTTTTGGCGATGAAGTTGATAGTATTAGAACTTTTGATGTAGAAACTCAACTATCTACAGATCAAATTAAAAAAATCTCTATCATCCCCAATGTTGAGAACAAAGCATTACAAGAAACCAGAGAAAGTTTCTTAAAATATATTGCCTCAAAAACAGTAATTGTCACAAAAGACATTGACCTTCTTTCTGCCAGAATTGATAAAAATTTCGAAAAAGCCGAAGAGGCCTTCAAAACGCTTTCAAAGGATATCAAACATGGTACCCCAACAGAGCTTTTTGCTACATCAGAACTAATCAAAAAGCAATTATTAGATTTTACATTAATCGAAATCGGTAACCGCCCTATTACCAAAGCAGATTATGCAATAAAATTTGACACCAAACCTCAACCTTCTTTCAATAAACAATTCGATTTACTGATCAAAAATCTGAATGAAAATCATGAAACGGGTTATAAGAACTATATCTTCTGTGTAAGTGAACAACAGGCAAAACGCTTTCATGATATTTTTGACGATGCAGATCTTGATGTAAAACAATATGAAACCATTGTTTTTTCTGCCTTTCAGGGATTTATTGATCACAATCGTAAAATTGCCTGCTATACAGATCACCAGATATTCGAACGCTACCACAAGTTTAATCTCAAAAATGGATATGCCAAAAAACAGGCAATCACACTAAAAGAACTCACCAATCTGGATGTAGGTGATTATGTAACTCATATTGATCATGGGATTGGTAAATTTGGTGGATTACAAAAGATAGATGTAGAAGGCAAAAAACAAGAAGCTATCAAACTAATTTATGGAGAAAGAGATGTACTATACTTAAGTATACATTCGCTTCATAAAATTTCAAAGTTTAATGGTAAAGATGGTAAACCTCCGCAGCTATACAAATTAGGTTCTAAAGCCTGGAAAACACTTAAACAAAAGACCAAAGCTCGGGTAAAACATATAGCTTTCAATTTGATTCAGTTATATGCAAAACGGAAACTGCAAAAAGGATTTCAGTATAATCCAGATAGTTATTTACAACATGAGCTGGAAGCTTCTTTTATATATGAAGATACCCCCGATCAAAGTACTGCTACAGAAGCAGTAAAAGCTGATATGGAAAGTGAGCGCCCAATGGATCGGCTTATTTGTGGAGATGTTGGTTTTGGTAAAACCGAAGTCGCTATTCGGGCAGCATTTAAAGCTGTTGATAATGGGAAACAAGTAGCTATTTTGGTACCCACTACAATTCTTGCCTTTCAGCATGCAAAAACGTTTAGAGAACGTCTTAAAGATTTTCCGGTAACCGTAGAATATATAAATCGTTTTCGCACAGCAAAACAAAAAAGAGAGACTCTCGAAGATCTAGCCGTAGGTAAAGTAGATATCATTATCGGGACTCACCAACTAGTTAACAAAAATGTGAAGTTTAAAGATCTCGGATTATTGGTTATTGACGAAGAACAAAAATTTGGAGTATCGGTAAAAGATAAACTCAAGACCATAAAAGAAAATGTAGATACGCTAACTTTAACCGCTACACCAATCCCAAGAACATTACAGTTTAGCCTTATGGCAGCACGGGATTTATCTACCATTACTACTCCGCCTCCCAATCGTTATCCCATTGAGACCAATGTAATACGATTTAGCGAAGAAACAATACGAGATGCTGTAAGTTATGAAATCCAACGTGGTGGTCAGGTGTTTTTTATTCATAACAGAATCGAAAACATTAAAGAAGTTGCGGGGATGGTACAACGCTTAGTTCCCGATGCCAAAGTAGGTGTTGGTCATGGGCAAATGGAAGGAAAAAAACTAGAAAGCCTCATGCTTTCTTTTATGAATGGAGAGTTTGATGTATTGATTTCTACCACTATTGTAGAAAGCGGGTTAGATGTCCCGAATGCAAATACCATTTTTATCAATAATGCCAATAATTTTGGCCTTTCTGATCTACATCAGATGCGAGGTCGTGTAGGTCGAAGTAATAAAAAAGCATTTTGTTACTTTATCACTCCCCCCTATTCTGCTATGACCGAAGATGCCCGTAAACGTATCACAGCACTAGAACAATTCTCTGAACTGGGAAGTGGTTTTAATATTGCGATGAAAGATCTCGAAATTCGAGGAGCAGGAGACCTATTAGGAGGAGAGCAGAGTGGATTTATTAATGAAATTGGTTTCGAAACGTACCAAAAAATCCTAAATGAAGCCATCGAAGAACTCAAAGAAAATGAGTTTGCAGAATTATATAAAGAAGAGGCAACAGATAAGGTATATTTAAAAGACACACAGATCGATACCGATTTCGAATTGTTATTCCCAGATGATTACATCAATAATATTACCGAACGTCTTAGCTTGTATACCGAGCTTAATGCTATCAAAGAAGAATCTGACTTGCAGGAGTACGAAAAACGATTGATTGACCGTTTTGGTGAATTACCGGATCAGGCGATAGATTTATTAAATTCGGTTAGAATAAAATGGATAGCCACATCTATTGGGTTAGAAAAAATTATTATGAAACAAGGTAAATTGATTGGCTATTTCATTAGTGATCAACAATCTGGTTTTTATCAAAGTCCGGCATTTACACATGTATTGCAATTTGTACAACAGAATCCTGGAGTTTGTAAGATGAAAGAAAAGAACACCAGGAACGGGTTACGCTTATTATTAACTTTTGAAAATGTTAATTCTGTTGATAAGGCACTGCAAGTATTGCAACCGTTACAACCTAAGGTTGATATTGAAGCGTAA
- a CDS encoding aminotransferase class V-fold PLP-dependent enzyme yields the protein MQHQKHLFDLSDNITYLNGAYMAPQLKSVTEVGLASVIQKARPNEITPQDFFTQREILKQRFATLVNAPDYRNIAIIPSVSYGIANAANNIPINPGDEIIVVDEQFPSNVYVWQEVANRHGASITVIKPPKDFKDRGALWNENILNAITKKTAVVAMSHVHWADGTLFDLKAIRAKTKAVHAFLIIDGTQSVGALPFSVSEIKPDALICAGYKWLLGPYSTGVAYYSDAFNEGTPIEHNWMNRYNSEDFTRLTQYEDRYKEKAARYSVGESSNFVLTPMLIRAIEQLIEWSPEAIQEYCKTISTTAIQQLRDLGCFIEEDHHRAHHLFGIYLPDHIDLEKLKRKLKEENIFISFRGNAIRVSSNVYNSETDFNRLLAQFD from the coding sequence ATGCAACATCAAAAACACCTCTTTGATCTATCAGACAATATCACTTATCTAAATGGGGCTTATATGGCTCCTCAATTAAAATCTGTAACAGAAGTTGGTCTTGCCTCTGTTATCCAAAAAGCCAGACCTAATGAAATCACACCCCAAGATTTTTTTACTCAAAGAGAGATTTTAAAACAACGTTTTGCCACTTTGGTCAACGCACCTGATTATAGAAACATTGCTATTATTCCCTCGGTATCCTACGGTATTGCTAACGCTGCTAATAACATCCCTATCAATCCTGGAGACGAAATTATAGTAGTTGATGAGCAGTTTCCCAGTAATGTATATGTCTGGCAAGAGGTAGCAAATAGACATGGTGCTTCTATAACAGTAATCAAGCCTCCAAAAGATTTTAAAGATCGAGGTGCACTATGGAATGAGAATATCCTGAATGCTATTACCAAAAAAACTGCTGTTGTAGCAATGTCTCATGTGCACTGGGCAGATGGCACATTATTTGACCTAAAAGCAATACGAGCAAAGACTAAAGCTGTACATGCTTTTTTAATCATTGATGGGACTCAAAGTGTAGGAGCACTCCCTTTCTCTGTTTCAGAAATTAAACCCGATGCTTTAATTTGTGCAGGGTATAAATGGTTACTTGGCCCTTATTCTACCGGAGTAGCATATTATAGTGATGCTTTTAATGAAGGAACACCTATAGAACACAACTGGATGAACCGTTATAACAGTGAGGATTTTACCAGGTTAACCCAATATGAAGATCGTTACAAGGAAAAAGCCGCCAGATATTCGGTTGGAGAGTCTAGTAATTTTGTATTAACCCCGATGTTGATTCGCGCTATAGAACAATTGATCGAATGGTCACCAGAAGCCATCCAGGAATACTGTAAAACGATCTCTACAACTGCCATACAACAGCTTAGAGATTTAGGCTGTTTTATCGAAGAAGACCATCATAGAGCACATCATCTTTTTGGTATTTATTTACCAGATCATATTGATTTGGAAAAATTAAAAAGGAAACTAAAAGAAGAAAATATCTTTATTTCTTTTCGTGGTAATGCCATTCGAGTTTCTTCTAATGTATATAATTCTGAAACAGATTTTAATCGATTACTGGCACAATTTGATTAA